The genomic stretch CTGTTCGTGCAGCGCCACCCCGCGCTGGGCTACCTGAAAGCCTTCGCTGAGGCCGCCACCGTCGGCGCGCTGGCCGACTGGTTTGCCGTAACCGCCCTCTTCCGCCATCCGCTCGGCCTCAAAATCCCCCACACCGCCATCCTGCCGCGCAACCAAAACCGCATTGCCGACGAGCTCGGCCGCTTCATCGAAACCAACTTCCTGCCCGAGCGCCCCATCGCCATCCGCATCTACCGCCTGCGCATCGCCGAAAAACTGCGCCGCTGGCTGGCCCGCAGCAGCACCCTCCAAGAATGGCTGCCCGCCCTCGCGCGCCAAATCCCCGCCGCGCTGCAAACCATCCCGCCGCCAGAAGCCGCCCGCCTCGGCGCTGCCTTTTTAGCCACACACGGCAGCGGCAAACAACTCGGCGCCGCCCTCTCCCAAGCCCTGCTCCTGCTCGAACAGCAAGGGCTACCTGAAAACCTGCAAACCACCCTGCTCGGCCAAATCCGCCATTGGATCAAACAGCCAAACACCCGCGTTTCGCTCGAAGAAAATCTCCGCGCCTGGGCTGAAAAAATCGAAACCAGCCAGCCCGACACCTGGGACAAACTCAAAGCCCAGCTGCGCGGTCGCCTCGTTGGCCAAATCGACAGCTGGGTGGCGCAAAAAGCCCTCGACTGGGCCGACAACTACCTCGAAGCCGCCCTCACCAGCCCGCAGCACGAGCTGCGCACCGCCTTTCGCCGCCAATATTGCGCTCTCGCCCGCGAGCTCGCCACATCAGAAGCCTGGCAGCGCAAACTCGCCCTAGCCAAACGCCGCCTGGCCGACTCTCCCGAGCTGCAACAGCAAATCGCCCAACTGTGGCAAAGCCTTACCACCCGCCTCGCTGCCGATGCCCAACGCCCCGATTCCACCGCTGCACGCCGGCTGAATAGCCTGCTCACCTACCTGCTGCAGCAACACGCCGCCACTCCGCAGCAGCTGCGCCGCCTCAACGTGCGCCTCGCCCTGCTCGCCCGCAGCCTGGTGCGCCGCCACCGCCACGCCGCCGCCAAATTTATCGCCGACAAAGTGAAAAGCTGGGACAGCCGCCAAATGAGCGACAAACTCGAGCTTTCCATCGGCCGCGATTTGCAGTTTATCCGCATCAACGGCACCTTGGTCGGCGGCCTGGTCGGCCTGCTGATTTACACCCTCAGCCAATGGCTGCCCGCACTGTAGGCCGATTTCAGCTACAAAAGGCTACCTGAAAGCGAAGTTTCGGCTCAGCCAAAGCTGAGTTCCTGCAAAACTTCACTGCAGTTAAATCCATAGCAAAATTTTCAGGTAGCCTTGCTGAAACAGGCTACCTGAAAGTACAACACATCCGCCATAATCAATCCAAACCTTAGTTTTAACTTGGCTTTCAGGTAGCCTGCCCATCGACAACGCCAAACCCCAACACCGCCATGAACCTAGCCCGCGCCCTCGCTGCCGACCGTATCCCCATCCTCCGCCCCGCCGCCTATAGTATTGGAGAGCCGGCCAGCCTCGATGCTGTTTTCAAAGACGGCATCGCCTATCTGGCCGACTATCCGCCCGCCCGTTTCCACTTCGTCCGCCTCCCCGATGAAACCATCGCCATCCAAACCCCGCGCGGCGAAGCCCGCTGTTTCGGCAAATACGGCTATGGCGGCAGCTATTTCGTGGTGGCCGCAGATGATGCGGTGTGGCTGTATTCGCCGCGTGCCGAAAACGCTTGGGAGCAGGAATGGGTATTGGTTAACAGCAGCCTGGCCTTGTTTGTGCAAACTTATTGCCGGCTGATGTCGGCCGTATTCCTGCTCAAAGCCGATTTCGCCCAAGGCTACAACTTTGACCAAGGCACAGCCCTGGCCGCACAACTGCAAAGCTGGCTCGCTCAAGCCGACCCCGATGCCGCTGCCGACCACGCCTTTTGGAACCACCCGCTCTACGAAATCGAAGACGGCTTCTTCCATCTGACAAACAACCCTGTCAGCCGCCAAATCGGCATGCCCGAACACCGTTATCAGGAAAACAAACAGGCTACCTGAAAAACACACGAAGCCAGTTTCTGCGCCGCCCAAACCAGCTATCCCTTCGATAAACATGTCATGCCATAGAAAGGAACCGTCATGATCCTCACCCGCCAGCAAGCCCTCGATATTTTCCGCCGCCGCGTTTCCACCCGCTACTACGACCCCGCACGCAAAATCAGCGCCGAAGATTTCGCCGCCATCCTCGATTTCGGCCGCCTCTCGCCCAGCTCCGTCGGCTCCGAACCGTGGAAGTTTCTGGTGATACAAAACCAAGAGCTGCGTGAAAAAATCAAGCCCGTGGCCTGGGGTATGCAAAGCAGCATTACCGAAGCCAGCCACCTAGTGATCCTGCTGGCGAAAAAACACGCCCGCTACGACACTCCCTTTTTCAGCGAGCTGATGGACCGGCGCGGCTTCACCCCCGAGCAGCGCGCCGCCGCCCTCGAGCGCTACCGCGACTTCCAAACCCACGATATCGTCATCGCCGACGACGAACGCGCCCTGTTCGACTGGGCGAGCAAACAAAGCTACATCGCCCTGGCCAATATGCTCACCGGCGCCGCCATGCTCGGCATCGACTCCTGCCCCATAGAAGGCATGAACTACGCCGCCGTGGAGCACATTCTCGCCCAAGCCGGGCTGCTCGACCCCGCCGAATACGGCGTGTCCGTGGCCGCCACCTTCGGCTACCGCGCCCGCGACATTCAGCCCAAACCGCGCCGCGATGCCGCCGAAACCGTGGTTTGGGCGGAATAAAGCAGGCGGCTGAGCCGATAGTTTCAGCCTTGCCGAAACCCGCACCGCCCGCTTTCAGGTAGCCTCAATGTACCAACAGGCTACCTGAAACCACCGGCTTCAACGACAGCTGCTTACCACCAGCAAGGAAACCGTATGAGCACCTCCATCCACCTCTACCGCCCGCTCCACACCCTCAAACCCTTCGGCAGCAATATCTGGATTGCCGATGGCGGCATCGTGCGCATGGCCTTCCCGCTCGGCCTGAGCATCCCCTTCAGTACCCGCATGACGGTTATCCGCCTCGCCGATGGCGGCCTCTGGTGCCACTCCCCCATCGAACCTCACCCGGAATTGCTATCCCAAATCAACGCACTGGGCGAAGTGCGCCACCTCGTCTCGCCCAACCGCATCCACTACGCCCATATCCCCGCCTGGCAAAAACACTATCCCCAAGCCACCGCCTGGGCCAGCCTCGGCGTGCGCGAACGCGCCGCTGCCCAGCACATCGCCGTATCGTTCGATGCCGATTTGGGCCCCAGCGCCCCAGCCCAATGGGCAGACGACATTGCCCAGCTCCCTTTCCTCGGCAGTTCGGCTATGACCGAAACTGTTTTCTTCCATCGCGCCAGCCGCACCCTGATCCTCACCGACCTTATCGAAAACTTCGAGCCCGCCAAATTCCCCAGCCGTTTCTGGGCGCAGGTAATGAAATGGGTAGGCATTGCCGAGCCGGACGGCAAAATTCCGCCCGACTGGCGCGCCACCTTCCGCAACCGCGCCGCCGCCCGCGAGAGCCTGGCGCAAATGCTTGCCTGGCAGCCCGAAAAAATCATCCTCGCCCACGGCCGCTGCTACGAAGCCAACGGCACTGCCGAACTGTGCCGCGCCTTCCGCTGGCTCAAGCCGGATCAATCCAAATAGTCACCACAAGGATTGAGGCAAGGCCCCATATCTATCTGATTTGCAACAACGATTAAAGGCTACCTGAAACTTTCAGGTAGCCTTTTGCATAAGTAGCACAAACCGGCCAGCCGGTCGGTTTGTCTTTCCTATCAGCGGATAGTGTTGCCGATGCGCGAAGTGTCGCCCACGTTCATCCACACGAAAAGCGCTTTGCCCACAATCAGCTTGTCGTCCACAAAGCCCCAGTAGCGCGAATCGGCGCTGCTGTCGCGGTTGTCGCCCATGGCGAAATACTTGCCCGCCGGCACGGTGCATTTAAAGCCGCTGCCGTCTGCCTCGTATTCGCAATTTTCGCGCAAGCCGCTTTGGTAGCCGTTTGCAGCAAAATTATTGGCGGATTCGGCCAAGAAGGGGATGGAAACCGTGGGCGCATTTTCATTTTTCAGCACATCGAAATGGCGGCCTTCCCAATCAGTGGAAAAGCGGGTGGCTTCTAGAATCCGATCCGGCTTGTAATCATCTGGATATTGGTAGCCGCCCACCAAATTATCCTGCTCAGTTTTGCCGTTTACCGTCAGCACCTTATTACGATACTCCACCACATCGCCCGGCAGGCCGACAATGCGTTTGATGTAGTTGGTATCCGGCTCCACCGGATAATTAAACACCACCACATCACCACGCTGCACCTGGCCCACCGGAATCAGTACATTATTCAACACCGGCACGCGGATGCCGTAGCTAAACTTGTTCACCAGCACAAAGTCGCCCTTCACCAGCCCCGGCCGCATCGAGCTGGAGGGAATCTGAAACGGCTCGGCTACAAAAGTGCGCAACACGAACACCATCAAAATCAGCGGGAAGAAGCTGCCCATATAATCGCGGAAATGGTTATCATCTTGCTCTGCTGCTTCAGCATGATCAGTCAGTTGCCTGCGCTGTTTGCGTGCCGCACGCGCCCACAGCCACACTGCGCCAGTAAACAGCACCAGCAGCAGCAACACTGCCGTGAGGCTCATCAGCTTGGCCAGCAGGCCGAACGAGCCTACCATCATCAGGAGGTAGCCCCATTGCAGGCCGCTGCTCCATTCACTGTTTTCTTGCCGCGTTTTCCTGCTCACGGCAAACAGCACGATACCGGCCACCAGAGCAGCTATAGCGGCATAAAGGATTGTGTTGGATTGTTCCACTTTTATATTTCCTGTATTGAAATGAGTTTGATAAGCTTTAGGCTACCTGAAAACTGGCAGCCCGCCTAAAATCTTTGTTCATAGCTTCCTGCCGCTGATGGTTACACCTTCGATAAAACTGAGGCCATAGCCGAAACCGACTCTACCACTAATTTTTTGCGCCTCACCGGCTCTAAATCGCTCGTTCTTAACGGCTGATTCCTGAAAACGGAAGTCATAGCTGCCGGAAACACCGCATCACCTCAAAGCCTGCAGCCCTCAAAGCCAAAACACGGCAGCGGTGGTCTGCAGCTAAATTATCTGTATCTGGCGTGCTATCTGCCCAGCCCCACACCAAAGCCATAGGCGGTTTCACCGTCTACCCCTGGCGGCAGGCTACCTGAAAATATTGCTGCTGAAGATCGTATTCATTCAAAAACAGCACCGGTGTGCCTTGCTGGCAGAATTGGCGGAATTGTTCCAACACTTCCGGCGCGGCAGAAACGGCAAGGTTTTCGGATAGCGTCGGCTTTTCCATCTGCAGGTCGGGCGTGGCACAGGCGGAGGAAGCCACACAAATCGCCAGCATCAAAAAATGTTTTTCATTATCAGGCTTCCTTTCATTCAGGCTCTCGTTTTTCAGGTAGCCTGAATGTGGCTACTTATCCCCCACCTGCAAAATCGCCAAAAATGCGCTCTGCGGGATTTCCACATTGCCCACCTGCTTCATGCGTTTCTTACCGGCCTTTTGTTTTTCCAGCAGTTTTTTCTTGCGCGTGATGTCGCCGCCGTAGCATTTTGCCAATACGTTTTTGCGCAGCGCCTTCACGTTTTCGCGAGCGATAATCTGGCTGCCGATAGCAGCCTGCACGGCGATGTCAAACATTTGGCGCGGAATCAGTTCGCGCATTTTTGCTGCCAGCTCGCGGCCTCGGTGTATGGCATTTTGGCGGTGCACAATCAGGCTGAGCGCATCCACTTTGTCGCCGTTCACTATAATATCTAATTTCACCAAATTGGCAGCGCGAAACTCTTTGAAATGGTAGTCCAGCGAAGCATAGCCACGCGAGGTGGATTTAAGCTTGTCGAAAAAGTCCATCACCACTTCGTTCATCGGCAAATCATAAGTGAGCATCACCTGGCGGCCGAGATACTGCATATTGATTTGCACACCGCGCTTCTGGTTGCACAGCGTCATCACATTGCCCACATATTCCTGCGGCACCAGGATGGTGGCGGTGATAATCGGCTCCAGAATGGATTCCACCGTGGCCAAATCCGGCAGTTTGGACGGATTTTCCACTTCGATATGTTCGCCGCTCTTCAAAATCACTTCATACACCACGGTAGGCGCGGTGGTAATCAAGTCCATATCAAACTCGCGCTCCAAGCGTTCCTGCACGATTTCCAAGTGCAAGAGGCCGAGGAAGCCGCAGCGGAAGCCAAAGCCGAGCGCTTGAGACACTTCCGGCTCAAATTTTAATGAAGCATCATTGAGTTGCAGTTTTTCCAACGCATCGCGCAGGGCTTCGTAGTCGTGGCTTTCCACAGGATAGAGGCCGGCAAACACTTGGCTTTGTACTTCTTTGAAGCCGGGCAGCGGCTCGGAAGCGGGGTTTTGCGCCAGCGTTACCGTATCGCCCACTTTGGCTTGACCGAGCTCTTTCACACCGGTAATCAAAAAACCCACTTCACCCGCTTTAAGCTCTTGCCTGTTCACCGATTTCGGCGTAAACACACCAAGCTGCTCCACTTGGCTTTCAGCCTTGGTGGACATGAAGCGCACTTTGTCTTTTAGTTTCAGCCGACCGTTTTTCACACGGATCAGCATCACCACGCCAACATAGTTGTCGAACCACGAATCGATAATCACGGCTTGCAGCGGCGCGTTTTCGTCGCCTTCCGGCGCGGAAATTTTCGCAACGATTTCTTCCAGCACGTCTTCCACACCTAGCCCCGATTTGGCCGAGCAGGTTACCGCGCCCACCGCATCAATGCCGACGATGTCTTCAATTTCCTGCGCCACGCGGTCGGGATCGGCGGCGGGTAAGTCAATTTTGTTCAGCACCGGCACCACTTCCACGCCCAAATCAATCGCGGTGTAGCAGTTGGCCACGGTTTGCGCTTCCACGC from Eikenella exigua encodes the following:
- a CDS encoding DUF445 domain-containing protein — its product is MNTLSGHAREAAARAGLQRSRRQAGGLLLAAVLLFIVSALFVQRHPALGYLKAFAEAATVGALADWFAVTALFRHPLGLKIPHTAILPRNQNRIADELGRFIETNFLPERPIAIRIYRLRIAEKLRRWLARSSTLQEWLPALARQIPAALQTIPPPEAARLGAAFLATHGSGKQLGAALSQALLLLEQQGLPENLQTTLLGQIRHWIKQPNTRVSLEENLRAWAEKIETSQPDTWDKLKAQLRGRLVGQIDSWVAQKALDWADNYLEAALTSPQHELRTAFRRQYCALARELATSEAWQRKLALAKRRLADSPELQQQIAQLWQSLTTRLAADAQRPDSTAARRLNSLLTYLLQQHAATPQQLRRLNVRLALLARSLVRRHRHAAAKFIADKVKSWDSRQMSDKLELSIGRDLQFIRINGTLVGGLVGLLIYTLSQWLPAL
- the lepB gene encoding signal peptidase I, with amino-acid sequence MEQSNTILYAAIAALVAGIVLFAVSRKTRQENSEWSSGLQWGYLLMMVGSFGLLAKLMSLTAVLLLLVLFTGAVWLWARAARKQRRQLTDHAEAAEQDDNHFRDYMGSFFPLILMVFVLRTFVAEPFQIPSSSMRPGLVKGDFVLVNKFSYGIRVPVLNNVLIPVGQVQRGDVVVFNYPVEPDTNYIKRIVGLPGDVVEYRNKVLTVNGKTEQDNLVGGYQYPDDYKPDRILEATRFSTDWEGRHFDVLKNENAPTVSIPFLAESANNFAANGYQSGLRENCEYEADGSGFKCTVPAGKYFAMGDNRDSSADSRYWGFVDDKLIVGKALFVWMNVGDTSRIGNTIR
- a CDS encoding NAD(P)H-dependent oxidoreductase; this translates as MILTRQQALDIFRRRVSTRYYDPARKISAEDFAAILDFGRLSPSSVGSEPWKFLVIQNQELREKIKPVAWGMQSSITEASHLVILLAKKHARYDTPFFSELMDRRGFTPEQRAAALERYRDFQTHDIVIADDERALFDWASKQSYIALANMLTGAAMLGIDSCPIEGMNYAAVEHILAQAGLLDPAEYGVSVAATFGYRARDIQPKPRRDAAETVVWAE
- the lepA gene encoding translation elongation factor 4, translating into MNNIRNFSIIAHIDHGKSTLADRFIQHCGGLENREMSSQVLDSMDIEKERGITIKAQTAALNYKARNGETYLLNLIDTPGHVDFSYEVSRSLSACEGALLVVDASQGVEAQTVANCYTAIDLGVEVVPVLNKIDLPAADPDRVAQEIEDIVGIDAVGAVTCSAKSGLGVEDVLEEIVAKISAPEGDENAPLQAVIIDSWFDNYVGVVMLIRVKNGRLKLKDKVRFMSTKAESQVEQLGVFTPKSVNRQELKAGEVGFLITGVKELGQAKVGDTVTLAQNPASEPLPGFKEVQSQVFAGLYPVESHDYEALRDALEKLQLNDASLKFEPEVSQALGFGFRCGFLGLLHLEIVQERLEREFDMDLITTAPTVVYEVILKSGEHIEVENPSKLPDLATVESILEPIITATILVPQEYVGNVMTLCNQKRGVQINMQYLGRQVMLTYDLPMNEVVMDFFDKLKSTSRGYASLDYHFKEFRAANLVKLDIIVNGDKVDALSLIVHRQNAIHRGRELAAKMRELIPRQMFDIAVQAAIGSQIIARENVKALRKNVLAKCYGGDITRKKKLLEKQKAGKKRMKQVGNVEIPQSAFLAILQVGDK
- a CDS encoding SUKH-4 family immunity protein, coding for MNLARALAADRIPILRPAAYSIGEPASLDAVFKDGIAYLADYPPARFHFVRLPDETIAIQTPRGEARCFGKYGYGGSYFVVAADDAVWLYSPRAENAWEQEWVLVNSSLALFVQTYCRLMSAVFLLKADFAQGYNFDQGTALAAQLQSWLAQADPDAAADHAFWNHPLYEIEDGFFHLTNNPVSRQIGMPEHRYQENKQAT
- a CDS encoding DUF4336 domain-containing protein; its protein translation is MSTSIHLYRPLHTLKPFGSNIWIADGGIVRMAFPLGLSIPFSTRMTVIRLADGGLWCHSPIEPHPELLSQINALGEVRHLVSPNRIHYAHIPAWQKHYPQATAWASLGVRERAAAQHIAVSFDADLGPSAPAQWADDIAQLPFLGSSAMTETVFFHRASRTLILTDLIENFEPAKFPSRFWAQVMKWVGIAEPDGKIPPDWRATFRNRAAARESLAQMLAWQPEKIILAHGRCYEANGTAELCRAFRWLKPDQSK